In Gossypium hirsutum isolate 1008001.06 chromosome D06, Gossypium_hirsutum_v2.1, whole genome shotgun sequence, one genomic interval encodes:
- the LOC121218702 gene encoding probable F-box protein At4g22030, whose translation MASLQASNFLLLSSSSSNQIRAAISIPKLPSVRFSAPKLRQPKTQSEQLNSKDGFINTIPIQNNVHSTPLVQQTSSVSMATFQLYAILEAIADRVEMHNNIGEQRDNWNTLLLNSINMITLTATTMAGVAAATGVGAGVSAMGLKLASSVMFSAATGMLVLMNKIQPSQLVEEQRNATRLFKQLQSQIKTLLAVGSPCQDDVNDAMEKVLALDKAYPLPLLGVMLEKFPASLESAVWWPRKQSPNSNKALKNNNGWTKELEMEMRGVVEVIKRKDSEDYERLGNKALNMNKVLATSGPLLTGIAALGSAFMVSSNSPWAATVAAVAGALASAVNTFEHGGQVGMVFEMYRNNAGFFKLMQESIESTLDECDVEKRENGELFEMKVALQLGRSLSELRDVAKKSSYSRIEGSPMDEFASKLF comes from the coding sequence ATGGCTTCTTTACAAGCTTCTAACTTTCTCCTcttatcatcttcttcttcaaacCAAATCCGTGCTGCTATATCCATCCCAAAGCTCccatcggtaagattttcagcCCCTAAATTACGACAACCCAAAACACAGTCCGAGCAATTGAATAGTAAAGACGGGTTCATCAACACAATCCCAATCCAAAACAATGTCCATAGCACACCATTGGTTCAACAAACCTCATCTGTTTCAATGGCTACCTTTCAACTGTATGCCATCTTAGAGGCCATAGCTGACAGAGTGGAGATGCATAACAACATTGGGGAACAACGAGATAACTGGAACACCCTTCTACTCAACTCCATCAATATGATTACCCTCACCGCCACAACCATGGCAGGTGTCGCCGCCGCAACTGGCGTTGGCGCTGGGGTTTCTGCTATGGGTTTGAAGTTGGCATCCAGTGTGATGTTCTCAGCAGCCACTGGGATGTTGGTATTGATGAATAAGATTCAACCCTCACAGCTTGTGGAAGAGCAACGTAATGCCACGAGATTGTTTAAGCAGCTGCAATCCCAAATCAAAACCCTACTTGCTGTTGGTTCTCCATGCCAAGATGACGTGAATGATGCTATGGAGAAAGTGTTGGCACTTGACAAAGCTTACCCTCTTCCTTTGCTTGGTGTTATGCTTGAAAAATTCCCTGCAAGTTTAGAGTCTGCTGTTTGGTGGCCTAGAAAACAGTCTCCAAACTCAAACAAAGCATTGAAGAACAATAATGGGTGGACCAAGgaattggaaatggaaatgagaggAGTGGTTGAAGTGATAAAGAGAAAAGACAGTGAAGATTACGAGAGATTAGGCAACAAGGCTTTGAACATGAACAAAGTTTTAGCTACATCAGGGCCATTGCTAACTGGAATAGCAGCTCTAGGATCGGCTTTCATGGTTTCTTCCAACAGTCCTTGGGCGGCAACAGTGGCGGCTGTTGCAGGAGCTTTAGCTTCAGCTGTGAACACCTTCGAGCACGGTGGCCAAGTTGGTATGGTGTTCGAGATGTACAGGAACAACGCTGGGTTCTTTAAGCTTATGCAAGAATCGATAGAATCAACGTTGGATGAATGTGATGTGGAGAAAAGAGAAAATGGGGAGTTGTTTGAAATGAAAGTGGCATTGCAACTGGGAAGAAGCTTATCAGAACTGAGAGATGTAGCCAAAAAATCAAGCTATTCTCGTATAGAAGGAAGCCCCATGGATGAATTTGCAAGCAAGCTGTTTTGA
- the LOC107887963 gene encoding probable F-box protein At4g22030 yields the protein MASLHASNFLLSSSSSSNQIRAAISIPKLPSVRFSAPKLRQPKTQSEQLNSKDGFINTIPIQSNVHSTPLVQQTSSVSMATFQLYAILEAIADRVEMHNNIGEQRENWNTLLLNSINMITLTAATMAGVAAATGVGAGVSVMGLNLASSVMFSAATGMLVLMNKIQPSQLVEEQRNATRLFKQLQSQIKTLLAVGSPCQDDVNDAMEKVLALDKAYPLPLLGVMLDKFPASLEPAVWWPTKQSPNSNKTLKNNNGWTKELEMEMREVAEVIKRKDSEDYERLGNKALNMNKVLATSGPLLTGIAALGSAFMVSSNSPWAATVAAVAGALASAVNTFEHGGQVGMVFEMYRNNAGFFKLMQESIESTLDECDVEKRENGELFEMKVALQLGRSLSELRDVAKKSSYSRIEGSPMDEFASKLF from the coding sequence ATGGCTTCTTTACATGCTTCTAACTTTCTCctctcatcatcttcttcttcaaacCAAATCCGTGCTGCTATATCCATCCCAAAGCTCccatcggtaagattttcagcCCCTAAATTACGACAACCCAAAACACAGTCCGAGCAATTGAATAGTAAAGACGGGTTCATCAACACAATCCCAATCCAAAGCAATGTCCATAGCACACCATTGGTTCAACAAACCTCATCTGTTTCAATGGCTACCTTTCAACTGTATGCCATCTTAGAGGCCATAGCTGACAGAGTGGAGATGCATAACAACATTGGGGAACAACGAGAAAACTGGAACACCCTTCTACTCAACTCCATCAATATGATTACCCTCACCGCCGCAACCATGGCAGGTGTTGCCGCCGCAACTGGCGTTGGCGCCGGGGTTTCTGTTATGGGTTTGAATTTGGCATCCAGTGTGATGTTCTCAGCAGCCACCGGGATGTTGGTATTGATGAATAAGATTCAACCCTCACAGCTTGTGGAAGAGCAACGTAATGCCACGAGATTGTTTAAGCAGCTGCAATCCCAAATCAAAACCCTACTTGCTGTTGGTTCTCCATGCCAAGATGACGTGAATGATGCTATGGAGAAAGTGTTGGCACTTGACAAAGCTTACCCTCTTCCTTTGCTTGGTGTTATGCTTGACAAATTCCCTGCAAGTTTAGAGCCTGCTGTTTGGTGGCCTACAAAACAGTCTCCAAACTCAAACAAAACATTGAAGAACAACAATGGGTGGACCAAGgaattggaaatggaaatgagagaagTGGCTGAAGTGATAAAGAGAAAAGACAGTGAAGATTACGAGAGATTAGGCAACAAGGCTTTGAACATGAACAAAGTTTTAGCTACATCAGGGCCATTGCTAACTGGAATAGCAGCTCTAGGATCGGCTTTCATGGTTTCTTCCAACAGCCCTTGGGCGGCAACAGTAGCGGCTGTTGCAGGAGCTTTAGCTTCAGCTGTGAACACCTTCGAGCACGGTGGCCAAGTTGGTATGGTGTTCGAGATGTACAGGAACAACGCTGGGTTCTTTAAGCTTATGCAAGAATCGATAGAATCAACGTTGGATGAATGTGATGTGGAGAAAAGAGAAAATGGGGAGTTGTTTGAAATGAAAGTGGCATTGCAACTGGGAAGAAGCTTATCAGAACTGAGAGATGTAGCCAAAAAATCAAGCTATTCTCGTATAGAAGGAAGCCCCATGGATGAATTTGCAAGCAAGCTGTTTTGA
- the LOC121218701 gene encoding probable F-box protein At4g22030 has product MASLQASNFLLSSSSSSSKQIHAAISIPKLPSVRFSAPKLRQPTIQSEELNRKDRPINTIPMENNVHRTPLVQQTSSVSMATFQLYAVLEAIADRVEMHKNIGEQRENWNTLLLNSINMITLTAATMAGVAAATGVGAGVSVMGLNLASSVMFSAATGMLVLMNKIQPSQLVEEQRNATRLFKQLQTQIKTLLAVGSPCQDDVNDAMEKVLALDKAYPLPLLGVMLDKFPASLEPAVWWPRKQSPNSNKALTNNNGWTRELEMEMREVVEVIKRKDSEDYERLGNKALNMNKVLATSGPLLTGIAALGSAFMVSSNSPWAATVAAVAGALASAVNTFEHGGQVGMVFEMYRNNAGFFKLMQESIESTLDECDVEKRENGELFEMKVALQLGRSLSELRDVAKKSSYSRIEGSSMDEFASKLF; this is encoded by the coding sequence atggcATCATTACAAGCTTCTAATTTTCTCctctcatcatcttcttcttcttcaaagcaAATCCATGCCGCTATATCCATCCCAAAGCTCccatcggtaagattttcagcCCCTAAATTACGACAACCCACTATACAGTCCGAGGAATTGAATAGAAAAGATAGGCCCATCAACACAATCCCAATGGAAAACAACGTCCATAGGACACCATTGGTTCAACAAACCTCATCTGTTTCAATGGCTACCTTTCAACTTTATGCCGTCTTAGAGGCCATAGCTGACAGAGTGGAGATGCATAAAAACATTGGGGAACAACGAGAAAACTGGAACACCCTTCTACTCAACTCCATCAACATGATTACCCTCACCGCCGCTACCATGGCTGGTGTTGCCGCCGCAACTGGCGTTGGCGCTGGGGTTTCTGTTATGGGTTTGAATTTGGCATCCAGTGTGATGTTCTCAGCAGCCACTGGGATGTTGGTATTGATGAATAAGATTCAACCCTCACAGCTTGTGGAAGAGCAACGTAATGCTACCAGATTGTTTAAGCAGCTTCAAACCCAAATCAAAACCCTACTTGCTGTTGGTTCTCCATGCCAAGATGACGTGAATGATGCTATGGAGAAAGTGTTGGCACTTGACAAAGCTTACCCTCTTCCTTTGCTTGGTGTTATGCTTGACAAATTCCCTGCAAGTTTAGAGCCTGCTGTTTGGTGGCCTAGAAAACAGTCTCCAAACTCAAACAAAGCATTGACGAACAACAATGGGTGGACCAGGgaattggaaatggaaatgagagaagTGGTTGAAGTAATAAAGAGAAAAGACAGTGAAGATTACGAGAGATTAGGCAACAAGGCTTTGAACATGAACAAAGTTTTAGCTACATCAGGGCCATTGCTAACTGGAATAGCAGCTCTAGGATCGGCTTTCATGGTTTCTTCCAACAGCCCTTGGGCGGCAACAGTAGCGGCTGTTGCAGGAGCTTTAGCTTCAGCTGTGAACACCTTCGAGCACGGTGGCCAAGTTGGTATGGTGTTCGAGATGTACAGGAACAACGCTGGGTTCTTTAAGCTTATGCAAGAATCGATAGAATCAACGTTGGATGAATGTGATGTGGAGAAAAGAGAAAATGGGGAGTTGTTTGAAATGAAAGTGGCATTGCAACTGGGAAGAAGCTTATCAGAACTGAGAGATGTAGCCAAAAAATCAAGCTATTCTCGTATAGAAGGGAGCTCCATGGATGAATTTGCAAGCAAGCTCTTTTGA
- the LOC107887964 gene encoding probable F-box protein At4g22030, with protein MASLHASNNFLLSSSSASNQIRAAISIPKLPSVRFSAPKLRQPKTQSEQLNSKDGFINTIPIQNNVHSTPLVQQTSSVSMDTFQLYAILEAIADRVEMHNNIGEQRENWNTLLLNSINMITLTAATMAGVAAATGVGAGVSAMGLKLASSVMFSAATGMLVLMNKIQPSQLVEEQRNATRLFKQLQSQIKTLLAVGSPCQDDVNDAMEKVLALDKAYPLPLLGVMLEKFPASLEPAVWWPTKQSPNSNKALTNNNGWTRELEMEMREVVEVIKRKDSEDYERLGNKALNMNKVLATSGPLLTGIAALGSAFMVSSNSPWAATVAAVAGALASAVNTFEHGGQVGMVFEMYRNNAGFFKLMQESIESTLDECDVEKRENGELFEMKVALQLGRSLSELRDVAKKSSYSRIEGSPMDEFASKLF; from the coding sequence atggctTCTTTACATGCTTCTAATAATTTTCTCCTCTCATCATCTTCTGCTTCAAACCAAATCCGTGCTGCTATATCCATCCCAAAGCTCccatcggtaagattttcagcCCCTAAATTACGACAACCCAAAACACAGTCCGAGCAATTGAATAGTAAAGACGGGTTCATCAACACAATCCCAATCCAAAACAATGTCCATAGCACACCATTGGTTCAACAAACCTCATCTGTTTCAATGGATACCTTTCAACTGTATGCCATCTTAGAGGCCATAGCTGACAGAGTGGAGATGCATAACAACATTGGGGAACAACGAGAAAACTGGAACACCCTTCTACTCAACTCCATCAATATGATTACCCTCACCGCCGCAACCATGGCAGGTGTCGCCGCCGCAACTGGCGTTGGCGCTGGGGTTTCTGCTATGGGTTTGAAGTTGGCATCCAGTGTGATGTTCTCAGCAGCCACTGGGATGTTGGTATTGATGAATAAGATTCAACCCTCACAGCTTGTGGAAGAGCAACGTAATGCCACGAGATTGTTTAAGCAGCTGCAATCCCAAATCAAAACCCTACTTGCTGTTGGTTCTCCATGCCAAGATGACGTGAATGATGCTATGGAGAAAGTGTTGGCACTTGACAAAGCTTACCCTCTTCCTTTGCTTGGTGTTATGCTTGAAAAATTCCCTGCAAGTTTAGAGCCTGCTGTTTGGTGGCCTACAAAACAGTCTCCAAACTCAAACAAAGCATTGACGAACAACAATGGGTGGACCAGGgaattggaaatggaaatgagagaagTGGTTGAAGTAATAAAGAGAAAAGACAGTGAAGATTACGAGAGATTAGGCAACAAGGCTTTGAACATGAACAAAGTTTTAGCTACATCAGGGCCATTGCTAACTGGAATAGCAGCTCTAGGATCGGCTTTCATGGTTTCTTCCAACAGCCCTTGGGCGGCAACAGTGGCGGCTGTTGCAGGAGCTTTAGCTTCAGCTGTGAACACCTTCGAGCACGGTGGCCAAGTTGGTATGGTGTTCGAGATGTACAGGAACAACGCTGGGTTCTTTAAGCTTATGCAAGAATCGATAGAATCAACGTTGGATGAATGTGATGTGGAGAAAAGAGAAAATGGGGAGTTGTTTGAAATGAAAGTGGCATTGCAATTGGGAAGAAGCTTATCAGAACTGAGAGATGTAGCCAAAAAATCAAGCTATTCTCGTATAGAAGGAAGCCCCATGGATGAATTTGCAAGCAAGCTCTTTTGA
- the LOC107887962 gene encoding probable F-box protein At4g22030: MENNVHRTPLVQQTSSVSMATFQLYAVLEAIADRVEMHKNIGEQRDNWNTLLLNSINMITLTAATMAGVAAATGVGAGVSVMGLNLASSVMFSAATGMLVLMNKIQPSQHVEEQRNATRLFKQLQTQIKTLLAVGSPCQDDVNDAMEKVLALDKAYPLPLLGVMLDKFPASLEPAVWWPRKQSPNSNKALKNNNGWTRELEMEMREVVEVIKRKDSEDYEKLGNKALNMNKVLGTSGPLLTGIAALGSAFMVSSNSPWAATVAAVAGALASAVNTFEHGGQVGMVFEMYRNNAGFFKHMQESIESTLDECDVEKRENGELFEMKVALQLGRSLSELRDVAKKSSYSRIEGSPMDEFASKLF, encoded by the coding sequence ATGGAAAACAACGTCCATAGGACACCATTGGTTCAACAAACCTCATCTGTTTCAATGGCTACCTTTCAACTTTATGCCGTCTTAGAGGCCATAGCCGACAGAGTGGAGATGCATAAAAACATTGGGGAACAACGAGATAACTGGAACACCCTTCTACTCAACTCCATCAACATGATTACCCTCACCGCCGCTACCATGGCAGGTGTTGCCGCCGCAACTGGCGTTGGCGCTGGGGTTTCTGTTATGGGTTTGAATTTGGCATCCAGTGTGATGTTCTCAGCAGCCACCGGGATGTTGGTATTGATGAATAAGATTCAACCCTCACAGCATGTGGAAGAGCAACGTAATGCCACGAGATTGTTTAAGCAGCTTCAAACCCAAATCAAAACCCTACTTGCTGTTGGTTCTCCATGCCAAGATGACGTGAATGATGCCATGGAGAAAGTGTTGGCACTTGACAAAGCTTACCCTCTTCCTTTGCTTGGTGTTATGCTTGACAAATTCCCCGCAAGTTTAGAGCCTGCTGTTTGGTGGCCTAGAAAACAGTCTCCAAACTCAAACAAAGCATTGAAGAACAACAATGGGTGGACCAGGgaattggaaatggaaatgagagaagTGGTTGAAGTAATAAAGAGAAAAGACAGTGAAGATTACGAGAAATTAGGCAACAAGGCTTTGAACATGAACAAAGTTTTAGGTACATCAGGGCCATTGCTAACTGGAATAGCAGCTCTAGGATCGGCTTTCATGGTTTCTTCCAACAGCCCTTGGGCGGCAACAGTAGCGGCTGTTGCAGGAGCTTTAGCTTCAGCTGTGAACACCTTCGAGCACGGTGGCCAAGTTGGTATGGTGTTCGAGATGTACAGGAACAACGCTGGGTTCTTTAAGCATATGCAAGAATCGATAGAATCAACGTTGGATGAATGTGATGTGGAGAAAAGAGAAAATGGGGAGTTGTTTGAAATGAAAGTGGCATTGCAATTGGGAAGAAGCTTATCAGAACTGAGAGATGTAGCCAAAAAATCAAGCTATTCTCGTATAGAAGGGAGCCCCATGGATGAATTTGCAAGCAAGCTCTTTTGA